In Oncorhynchus tshawytscha isolate Ot180627B linkage group LG24, Otsh_v2.0, whole genome shotgun sequence, the genomic window ctcggagctctacagacaattcctttgccctcatggcttgttttttgctctgacatgcaccgtcaactgtgggaccttatatagaccggtgtgtgcctttccaaatcatgttcaatcaattgaatttaccacaggtggactccaatcaagttgttgaaacatctcaaggtcgATCAATGAAACAGGAtgcccctgagctcaattttgagtctcatagcaaagggtctgaatacttatgtaaataatattttttgttttcactttgtcattatggggtactgtgtagatttaatttaatctattttagaataagaataaggctgtaaaatgcATTGTATTTTGCAATGTTGTATTTCTTTGTTATTCCCATTTTCATCACATACAccatcatctctctccccaccacttTTTCCCCCCACTAATCTCTTCTACTTTCAGACATTGATGAGTGTGGTGAGGACAGACATATTTGTGGGGAGTGGGGAACCTGTCACAATAGGAAGGGAAGCTACTGGTGCAGTTGTCTCCAGGGATTCCATCAGGAAGGCAATATAAGTTCCATGTGTGTAGGTGAGAGAAACCCCATTCTCCTTGGGTCGATGTGTTCTGTGTAAGGTTAAGGTGTGGTACCGGTGAGGTAGTCACTTTACTATGACTACCTCACAGTACCACAAAACTAAATGCATTGACCAGAATTATTTGAAACGTCTTATCCACATTGTGTTTTGGGGTATTGCGTGTCTTTAGTATCACTCTGTTAGGTCACTGTCCGACACATCCATGTCGTCATCGTCTTTCTTATTCCcccactttctctcactctctctctcacacacacactcactctctctctcacacactcactcactcactcactcactcactcactcactcactcactcactctcacacagacGTAAATGAGTGTGTAGGGGCTGGGAACAAATACCCCTGTGGCGAGAATGGAACCTGCTGGAATCTGGAGGGCAGCTACAGGTGTCATTGTCCCCCTGGATTCACTACCTACGGCAACAACCAATCTAAGTGTCAAGGtgagagaaatgcttgttctacCTTTTCATTTTCTGCTGACCTCAGTTGTCTTCGCTTGTGACCACTGATCTTGAGGCCATCTGTTGAAACCTCCACCCAGTTACCAGTTTCACAATTGCGATGACCGGCCtgatgtattgtgttgtatttgtACGATCTGAGGTCATCTGCATTCATGATTTTCCTTTTAGAGCTGAATTGTGACCCTTTTGGAACTCAGAGTACACCTGAACAGGTAAATGATTATTTTCTCAAGTGCTTTTCTTCATCTTGATTATTCACCACATTCTTCTcatttatatttctctctctctgtgtactttctgtctctctcagactcTACCAGGTTTTGACAGCCTCTTGTCTCTCCTGAGAAACAACTGTTTGGTGTTGATTAACTCCTCTGGGTTGGCTGGAGCTACAGAAAAGACTGGAGAGGCGCTTTTGACAGTATGTTGCCTCCCTGAGCTACACAcaagagcgcacacacacatacacgttacATCACGTCTCTGTTGTCTGTCTTTTCTAAAGGTACTGGCCAATGTCACTGATGCTCTTCAACTCCAGTCCAATGGTCAAGGTGGTAACAGCGCGAAAGTGACTACGCTCCTGAGGACAGTAGAAAACTCTATCAGACTGATTGCTCCACAGCTTAGAGAAAATGTGAGCAGGATAAATACAAGCCATACAGGTAACACTTATACTGAAAACACATTTAGTCATCACTTTAACATCAGCGGTACCACAACTTAACCTTACATTGACCACTAAGTGACCACTTGTTCTTTCAATAATGGTGATTTCTACTTAGTATAGATTGTTGTCCCTATGTTGAAAAACAGAGGTAGAAGTTGTGGTGAGGAGGGACAGGACACCACCCCGAGGACCAGTCAGACTGACAAATGAAAACATCCAACTTGACACCACCTGGGAGACGGCGATCGGAGATGACACGAATTTCCCAGGTACACTCCCACTCAGCTTCATTGGCATTAgccttctttaaaaaataaaaaaaagtaattgGGAGTTTCTGAATGACAATTATTTACTGACATTTCTATACGTTTCTTTATTTTATATCTTGTAGGATTTGTGTGGAGGCTTTTGTGTTTTGTGCAGGGcttattatactgtatatggtgcaTATGTTGTGTA contains:
- the LOC112223702 gene encoding adhesion G protein-coupled receptor E2 isoform X2; translation: MGVNLCFWILGLYLALPLEGIYPPLCQTGYTISKIGSGCSDIDECGEDRHICGEWGTCHNRKGSYWCSCLQGFHQEGNISSMCVDVNECVGAGNKYPCGENGTCWNLEGSYRCHCPPGFTTYGNNQSKCQELNCDPFGTQSTPEQTLPGFDSLLSLLRNNCLVLINSSGLAGATEKTGEALLTVLANVTDALQLQSNGQGGNSAKVTTLLRTVENSIRLIAPQLRENVSRINTSHTEVEVVVRRDRTPPRGPVRLTNENIQLDTTWETAIGDDTNFPGFGFAILLSYKSLQNLTNSSEQLSSRVVTVSVSNPNTTNLSEPIILTFTHLKSSDANTTCVYWSEDGEGAWSIQGCASVMSNSTHTVCSCTHLSSFALLRGIQENKKCRQLQLVMWAGASVALACVVLSLLMTLWCRFVSKKRNGGSRPEQHFNL